The DNA region GCTGCTACCACAGTCTCCTCCGCCTCTTCTAGCACTCAACCTTCGACCTTCGACTTTCGTTCCTCTTCGACCGCTCCCTATTGCTCTTCTTCCGCCGTCCCCGCCGTCTCCTCTCACTCCTCCGCCAATGGTATCGACATAAAACTCCCCAAACTCCCTGGGGAGTCTTCTCCCGCAAAAGCTGCTTTCGAAAACGAATTGGGGGCCTTGGTTCGTCGAGTGCGTCTGTTGGAATCCCAAACTGTCAGTCTCCCGAATCTCTTGTCCCCCAACCTTCATCATTCGGCTCATCCCACCGAAAAATACTGGGATTTCCTCGCTTCAATGGGACTCTCTCGCCCTCCGTCTGCTGATGACTCTGGTTCTGACTCGTCTGGTACCttgcagcaacaacagcagcagcagcagcagcagcagcaactcTCAAATAATGCACACAACCCCCATCACCCCCATCGGACACGATCACATCCTGCCGGCCCAGACGGTCGACACGCTCCCAAAGATATCATggaggacgatgatgacaacgatgatgacgatgacgatgaaacATCCGATGAGGAGGACGATGAACTCGACTCGGGAACTCGACTCGTGCGCGAAGAGGACATCAGCTATCTCCGGAACCACGTGCAGAAGCAGGCGGAGGAAATTAGCTTCCAGAAGGATGTCATCGCTCGAATTCGGGATGAGTTACTCCAGCAGGAAGAGCAAACCCGCCGGGCTCTCACCAAGGTCGAAAACGAAGACGTTACCCTCTTGGAACGGGAACTCCGCAAGCATCAACAGGCCAACGAAGCCTTCCAGAAAGCGTTACGAGAAATTGGCGGCATCATCACTCAGGTCGCCAATGGTGACCTCTCCATGAAGGTGCAGATCCACCCGCTCGAAATGGACCCCGAAATTGCCACGTTCAAACGTACGATCAACACTATGATGGACCAGCTTCAGGTTTTTGGTAGCGAAGTGTCTCGTGTCGCCCGTGAGGTCGGTACCGAGGGTATACTCGGCGGCCAGGCGCAAATCACTGGTGTTCATGGTATCTGGAAGGAACTCACGGAAAACGTCAACATAATGGCCAAGAATCTCACTGATCAAGTACGTGAAATTGCCGCCGTCACCACCGCCGTGGCTCACGGTGATTTGAGCCAAAAGATCGAAAGCCGCGCACAGGGAGAAATTTTGGAATTGCAGCAGACCATCAATACCATGGTGGACCAACTACGCACGTTTGCTACTGAAGTCACACGCGTCGCTCGCGACGTAGGTACAGAAGGTGTCTTGGGCGGGCAAGCCCAAATCGAAGGCGTCCAAGGCATGTGGAACGAACTAACGGTTAATGTGAACGCTATGGCCAATAATCTTACCACCCAAGTCCGGGATATTGCGACCGTGACCAAGGCTGTCGCCAAGGGTGACTTGACCCAAAAGGTGCAGGCCAACTGCAAAGGGGAAATCGCAGAACTCAAAAATATCATCAACTCCATGGTCGACCAACTTCGCCAGTTCGCGCAGGAAGTCACCAAAATCGCCAAGGAAGTCGGAACGGACGGTGTCCTCGGTGGGCAAGCTACCGTCAACGATGTAGAAGGCACTTGGAAGGATCTTACAGAAAATGTCAACCGTATGGCCAACAACCTCACCACCCAGGTGCGGGAGATTGCCGACGTGACGACCGCTGTCGCCAAGGGAGATCTCACCAAGAAGGTCACCGCCAATGTCCAGGGTGAGATCCTCGATCTCAAGAGCACCATTAACGGAATGGTGGACCGACTCAATACTTTCGCCTTTGAAGTCAGCAAGGTCGCTCGTGAGGTCGGCACAGACGGTACCTTGGGTGGACAAGCCAAGGTAGATAATGTAGAAGGGAAATGGAAGGATCTCACCGACAATGTCAACACCATGGCCCAGAATTTGACGTCGCAGGTCCGAAGTATATCGGATGTCACGCAGGCCATTGCCAAGGGTGATCTCAGCAAGAAGATCGAGGTTCACGCCCAGGGAGAGATCCTTACCCTCAAGGTCACCATCAATCACATGGTTGACCGCTTGGCGAAATTCGCAACGGAGCTCAAAAAGGTAGCCCGCGACGTCGGTGTCGATGGTAAGATGGGCGGGCAGGCCAACGTGGAAGGAATAGCAGGCACTTGGAAAGAAATCACCGAGGACGTCAATACCATGGCCGAAAACTTGACTTCGCAGGTGCGCGCCTTTGGCGAAATTACCGACGCTGCCACCGACGGAGACTTCACCAAGCTCATTACCGTCAACGCGTCCGGTGAGATGGACGAGCTCAAGCGAAAGATCAACAAGATGGTTTCGAACTTGCGTGACAGTATTCAGCGTAACACGGCGGCCAGGGAAGCTGCCGAATTGGCTAACCGTACCAAGTCTGAGTTCCTGGCAAACATGAGTCACGAAATCCGAACGCCCATGAACGGTATCATTGGCATGACCCAGCTGACCTTGGACACGGACGATCTCAAACCGTATACCCGCGAGATGTTGAATGTAGTGCACAACCTGGCCAACAGTCTGCTGACCATCATTGACGACATACTCGATATCTCCAAGATCGAAGCCAACCGGATGGTCATTGAGAGCATTCCCTTCACCGTGCGAGGCACCGTCTTCAACGCTCTCAAGACGCTGGCAGTCAAGGCCAACGAGAAGCTTCTCAGTTTGACATACCAGGTGGACAACACTGTCCCTGACTATGTCACTGGTGATCCGTTCCGTCTCCGGCAGATCATTCTGAACCTGGTCGGCAATGCCATCAAGTTCACCGAGCAGGGTGAAGTCAAGCTTACCATCCGCAAGTCGGACCGTGAGCAATGTGCGGCCAACGAGTATGCGTTCGAGTTCTCTGTCTCCGACACGGGTATCGGTATCGAGGAAGACAAACTGGATCTCATCTTCGACACCTTCCAGCAGGCGGATGGTTCCACCACGCGCCGGTTCGGTGGTACTGGTCTGGGTCTGAGCATCTCCAAGCGCCTGGTGAACCTGATGGGCGGTGATGTCTGGGTCACCTCCGAATACGGCCACGGCAGTACCTTCCATTTCACCTGTGTGGTGAAACTGGCTGACCAGTCGCTGAGTGTCATTGCCTCCCAGCTCATGCCGTACAAGAACCACCGGGTCCTCTTCATCGACAAGGGTGAAAATGGCTTCCAGGCCGATAATGTGCTGCAGATGCTCAAGGCCATCGACCTGGAACCATTGGTCGTCCGCAACGATGAGCACGTTCCGCCGCCCGAGATCCAAGATCCCTCTGGCAAGGAGTCTGGTCACGCGTACGATGTCATCATTGTGGACTCTGTAGCCACAGCACGGTTGCTTCGTACGTTCGACGACTTCAAGTACGTTCCGATCGTTTTGGTCTGTCCCTTGGTCTGCGTGAGTCTCAAGTCGGCTCTGGATCTGGGTATCAGTTCCTACATGACCACCCCATGTCAACCGATCGATCTTGGAAACGGCATGCTCCCTGCTCTGGAAGGACGGTCTGCACCGATCACTACCGACAACACCCGGTCATTCGACATTCTCCTGGCCGAAGACAACGACGTCAACCAGAAACTGGCCGTCAAGATTCTGGAGAAGCACAAGCATAACGTCTCCGTCGTCAGCAATGGTCTGGAAGCTGTGGAAGCTGTCAAGCAGCGCCGTTACGATGTCATTCTGATGGATGTTCAGATGCCAGTCATGGGAGGTTTCGAAGCTACGGGCAAGATCCGAGAATacgaaagagaaaagggCATGTATCGGACACCGATCATTGCCTTGACTGCACACGCCATGTTGGGAGACCGAGAGAAGTGCATCCAAGCGCAGATGGACGAATATCTGTCGAAGCCATTGAAGCAGAATCAAATGATGCAGACCATTCTCAAATGTGCCACGCTGGGCGGGTCTTTACTGGAAAAGAGTAAAGAGTCCCGTATCTCCAGCAGCGGCGAAATGCATCCTGTTCACGGTACGAGCTCCGATGGCAAGAGACCTGCTTTAGAAGGGCGATCAATGACAACAACAGGGGCCATCAATCGTCGAGGACGTTCCGGTCTTGAtaaggaagaagaatatgCCCTAGAAAGGGCCATGCGGTGACcttccttcctttttttttttttttttttttgcctatTTTTTCTTGCAAAGGGTAAATATAAGGGTGCTGACTCCCTGTTTTGATGATGCCTCTAATGACGTTGCAGGTCCTGCATATTCTCCAGGAacttcgtttctttttctcatttTATTTGCTTGTCATCTCGCTATAACGGTTTCCTTTggtttctcttttttcttttttttttttttctgtttgATTTCGAGTGGCTTCGATGCAAACTTATaccctttttttctctttttctctatTTGCGCGCCTGTAAGAAAATGTTCCTTCAACATGGGGGACCTTGACCGGTCTCGTTgttgtctttttcttttcatctcttttctctcaCCTTACCTTACTCAACTCTTCGTGTTTTCTCTCCCCTCGTGCATGCCGATTATTGCTTTGCATATATTACTACTGTTGCCGGTATCATGTCCGCAGTCTCAGACTATTACTACGGTCTACTATTCTTGACGTTTTTCTCTTTCACTTTCTCATTCTGCTTTACTGCGTTAAATACTCTTTGGATTTTCGGTTATTACTTTGCTATGCCAGTGATTGTTCTTCTGGTGTATGGTGTTTGGCGCACGGAGACATCTGGCGGGGTCTTTCCGCATAAACACTGCGGCTTGGGACGAAAGACAAAtacactactactacttACTACTTACACATACATTGATCATATACGAGCGAGTTGAAAGGCGAACCGACATTTGACAAGGAGGCCAGTCTCCTTTTAGACTCCTGTGGCGAGTTTTCGTTTCATGCATTTGACATTTATTAGGGTTGACTTtctcattttcttttctttttcctttcttctcgTTACTccgttttccttttcccttttcatTCCTATTTGTATTGTatttaattttttttttttttttctctctcttcatTTTAGCACGGACGAAAGGGTCTGGGTGCTCCGAATCGGTTCTGTTTTTCTCGTTCTTGTTTTGGCGTGTACGAATCGTTGTCACTCAGCGAATGGATTACTGAAAATGCAAGATTACGTTCAATCAGTGCACTCTGGTGTTACGAGTAGAGAATACTGTTGAACTGCCTACGGAGTAGATGGGATAAACCATGCATACTATGAGCCAACCATCTGTATTTGTATTAAGAACTAGTATTATCCGTAGTTCTAGACAATTTCAACACTCAAATACACGCATTATTACCAGTTACTTTTAGCCACCTTCCTTCAATTCAAACATATTCCATCCTAAATTCTTCGAAGCAACGAAACCCATCGGGGAACGTTCAATCACGCCCCAACAGCATCAGCAAGAATCCCCTTtaccatccccatcctcccaTGCTTCTCCCGAGACTCAACCATCCTCCGCACGGCACCCGCCGTACCCGCAGGAGACGGCGACGGCGACGGAGAAGGGGAAGGCGAAGGCGTCACAGGAGTCGTCCCACCACCAGCCGGCGGAGGAACAGCGGGCGTCGTTCCAGCTGGAGACGCAGCGGGTGTCGTAGCGGTTCCGCCGGCCGGAGGCGGGATCGCATGTGTAGTCGTAGTCGTAGTTGTCGTTCCTGCTCCCGCGCCGGCTCCTCCAGCAGCGGGTGAAATGGGAGAAGCGACGGGGGTCGTTCCGGTTCCTGCTGCCGCGCCGGCTCCTCCAGCAGTGGGTGAAGTGGGGGAAGCGACGGGGGTCGTTCCGGTTCCTGCTCCCGCGCCGGCTCCTCCAGCAGCGGGTGAAGTGGGAGAAGCGACGGGGGTCGTTCCAGTTCCTGCTCCCGCGCCGGCTCCTCCAGCAGCGGGTGAAGTGGGAGAAGCGACGGGGGTCGTTCCAGTTCCTGCTCCCGCGCCGGCTCCTCCAGCAGCGGGTGAAGTGGGAGAAGCGACGGGGGTTGTTCCGGTTCCTACGCCTGCGCCTGCGCCACCGCCAGCTGCGGGACTAGTTCCGGCCGGGGTCACGGGGACGGTGGTTGTCGATGTTACTCCTGCGCCGCCTGCGCCACCGGCGGGTGAAGTTGGTGAGGTGACGGGGGTTGTTCCTGTTGCGCCTGCACCTGCGCCTCCAGCGGCACCGCCTGTAGCGCCTGCGCCAGCTCCAGCACCAGGGCTACCAGTAGCTCCCGCTCCTCCAGGGGCTCCAGGGCTGCCAGTGGCTCCGGTACCAGTTGCGCCTGCGCCAGCTCCTGCCCCGGGAGAGTGGGTTGTACTAGCGCCAGCGCCGGCACCAGCGCCTGGAATACCAGCGGGGCCAGTTGGGCTAGTAATGTTCGAGGGTCTCTGTGTCGTAGTTACGTTTCCAATGCCGGCTCCGGGTGTTGTTGTCACTGATGACACAGGGGTCGTTCCTGCGGCTCCTGGGTGGGTTGTTGATGGGCTAGCGCCTGCGCCTGCGCCTGCGCCTGGGGCGGTTCCCactccagctccagctccagctccgGGTACGGTTGTTGGTGCTGCGCCTGCGCCAGGGGCGGTTCCGGCCCCGACCCCGGCTCCTGGTGCTGTTTGAGCTGGGGCAGCGGGGGTAGTCGCGGCACCTGCGCCGGCACCGGGTTGGGTTGCAGGGGCGGCGCCACCGGCGCCACCAGCAGGAGGACATTCAGAGACAGTCACGGTAACAGTCGAGGTAACAGTAGCACATACCGTAGCAGCGCCGCCTCCGGGTGTTGGTTGTCCGCCGCCCGCTCCGCCAGCTCCACCGCCGGGCTGGCCTGGTTGTCCTCCGCCAGGTGCGCTTGCGCCAGGTCCGCTAGGTCCAGTTGGGCTTGCTCCAGCTCCACCGGTGGGGTGTTCTGCTCCGCCTGGGCCAGTTGGAGATGCTCCTGGACCCCCTGCTCCAGGACCACCTGCTCCAGGACTAGTCGGAGATGCGCCAGGAGCTCCGGGTGTTCCTGCTCCAGCACCGCCAGGGTGAGTTGGGGAGGCGCCGGGTGCGCCGCCTCCGGCACCGCCGGGACCCCCAGGGCCAGATGGGCTTGCTCCAGGTCCCCCAGGGCCGGTTGGCGATGCTCCAGGTCCCCCAGGGCCGGTTGGCGATGCTCCAGGTCCCCCAGGGCCGGTTGGCGATGCTCCAGGTCCCCCAGGGCCGGTTGGTGATGCTCCAGGTCCCCCAGGGCCGGTCGGGGATGCTCCAGCTCCAGGGCCTCCAGGGCCTTCAGGACCACTTGGGCCTGCGCCGGCTCCTCCGCCAGGGTGAGTGGGAGATGCTCCAGGTGCGCCAGGCGTTTCTCCTCCGGGGCCACCGGCTCCGCCGCCTGGGTGGGTTGCGGAGGCACCAGGAGCGCCACCAGGACCGGTTGGGCTCGCGCCAGGGACACCGGGTGCACCCGCTCCGCCACCCGGGTGGGTTGGGGATGCTCCAGGCGCACCAGGTGTCTCTCCACCAGGGCCACCAGCTCCGCCGCCGGGGTGAGTTGGACTCGCTCCAGGACCGCCTGGGCCGATCGGACTACCGGTTGGTCCCATTCCAGGAATACTGGGCGTGCCTCCGCCAGGACCACCTCCAGGGCCACCTGTTTCGCTGGGGCCGCCaggaccaccaccaccagggCTAGTCCCAGGACCTTCCGGGGTGCCGGTAGGGCCACCACCGGGATGCGTCGGACTCGGGACAGCCCCGTGAGTTGCTGTCGGGATGGATTCGAGCATAGTCGACAGATCGGATTGGAAGGCAGGGAAGTCGGCCGTACCGGTTGGTACGTGGATACCGGATCTTGTAAGTATGCTGACTAGGTTCGGTGGGAGTGTCCCTCCTCCCGGCATGGGAATGGCGGCAACGAGGGCCAAAGGAGTGACGACCAACGCCAGGCCATTCTTGACAGGGCGCATCTTGTCGAAGAAGCTGATGCAGTTTGAGGGGAGTCGTGTTCGGACTGCACAGTTTTTGGTTCTATTCGGTTGAGGAAGGTGAGATGCGAAAAGATCGAGATCGGAGACAACGGTGTTTTATGTATTAGGGCATCGAATTCATCTGGATGATGGTTTTTCTATGTCATCAGGAAACTCAATGCTGTCTAGACCGGTGACAACGCACGTATTATGACTTATTCTGACATCTATGACCAAGGGCTGCCATGGCCTGACGGCGGTCTGGCCTTCCACCAAACATCGATGAGAATAGAGAACATGGGCTCGACGACGAGCGTCAATTCATCGCTGTCCGGTAATCCCGGTTTCTCATATTCGCGGGAAGAGACCAATTGGCCTATGAGATGCAGCAGCATGACGCATTTGTGATTTGTTTGTTTCCTTGTACCTGCGTCATGTTCTTCGTTCCGGTGGACGAGCCCTCTTGACCGTGGTAGCCGCCCAGGAACAACGGATACACGGACCGAGAATGCGATGCGGTATTCACAAGAGTGATTGAAATGAACAGGggagcaagaagaagaaaggtgTGATTAATTCTAGTATATGTCCAATGCGTTTATTTCTCTCCTCATTTGTCGTTTTTTCTCCAAACATTATCGACTAACATTATCGTTTGATCTTCTAATCCATTAggtcgttttttttttttttttttttttttttttttttttgggtgCTCCGTAAATCATTAGGTATGCTTGCTTCATTTTGAAATCATTCGAGCTTTCCGGATTGCTTTGACGGAGAGCTGGGTTACGCGTCGGCGTCCAAGATGTCCATCCAAAACCCAATTCAGTATATGACCCATGGTCGATGCCATCCAACATGGATCAATTTCGCAGCAGTGACACACGCAAGACCTGCAGCATAGCAGCATGTCGTAAATGCAATAAGGCCCCAGTATTTTCCATCACAACGGGCAAGAATCTCTCCAGCAATCGGAATACCGGTCAGGGTTCTATTGTCGGCAATTAGTTCCAATTTTTCTTCCcagcagaaaaagaagctTAGACTTACCCAAAGCTTACGATGGTGTATGAAGTTGCGTAGTATCTGCCGTAGTGCTCCGTTTTGCAGAGCTGTCCGATGCATACCGGGGTGAGACTGATGTTGCTACCACTTGCAAAGCCAAAAATGGCGCTATACACGATCATCAGCGGAAGGCTGTCGCCAGCAGGCAGCCACAGGCATGCGCAGCAAATAAGGCATAGAGCGACTGTGACAATGAGAGTATTAAAGCGTCCAAAGTAGTCGGCAAAGAATCCCGGGATCCCTCTTCCAAAGAACGAGCCAGCGTTGAGAATGGCAAGCATCTGGTACGACAACTCGGTTGAAACCCCATGAGTCAAGGCGTAAGAAGAGATATAACTAATCGGAATGAAGAGGCCCCACTCGACGAAGAATACACCGGCCGTTGTAAGGGCAAACTTGGGTTCCTTGAAAATGCGAAAGTCGGGGAGAACATTCTCTTTGGATGCTGGCTTCTTAGGCAGTCGAGACTTAATCAACAGGCAAGCCACAATCAGCGAGATTAGGCAAATCAAGGCTACCACGCGAGTTGCCCACCCAAATCCAATTTTGGGAAACAGGTCCTGCAAGACGAGGGGAAAGATGACACCCCCAACGGAGCCCCCAGTCGCTGCAAGGCCTGTCGCGATTCCTCGCTTTTCATTAAAGAAATGGCCCACAGCAGATATAGCAGGCGTGAAAATCAGCGAAGACCCCATGCCACCTGCGAGGCCGACGGACAGCATAAAATGCCAGTACTGAGTGCAGAACCCAATGGAGACCATCATCGCTATGATCAGGATCGAGCCTGCGAAAACTAAAAAGCGCGGGCCTCTGGCGTCAAAGACCGGGCCTATCTGGACACCACAGAAGAAGCACAAGAAAGCGAACATGCTAAAAATCCAGCCATTGGTACCGGAGCTGTAGTCTTTGAGCTGATGCTCGTCGATATAGGCTTGAAAGGTACCGATGGAGTTGACCAGGCCAAGAGAACCAAAGAGGCCCATGAAACACCCAAAGACCACCAGCCATGCATCCAAGCCCCCTTCGGGGTATGTATTGCCATCGGCATCCGTTGTCATTCGACTCAATGCGGCGCTACGAGTTGAATGGCCCGACGGCAACTCTTCAGATGACCTGTGGAGACCATCTTCGAGCGCCTGCGCTTCATTTGCGGGTGATTGGTCATGGTGAGACTGAATTGTCGGTTCGACTCTTTTCTCCGCATCAGTTACCATTCTTCCATTTGGATCAGCATTATCATGGGCCACACCGGTGGATGGCTTTTCAAACCATGGATCTGGAGTCGCGGTTGTAACGGCGGACGTCTCTCGTTGCTGCTCAGGCAGTCCGGCGTTCGTTTGCATAGTATTATCCGCGATAGATTAGCAGTCACAGTCAGTCTTCCTCCCCAAATACCTGGAAAGCGTAGGGAAATCGATTCGCACGAGGTAATCGTCAAGCGTAAAAGATAGGGAAACCCGTGGCGGCGGTCTGGCCGATTTTGAAGCGGAGATCTTTAGACCCGCTGAAAATCTTGCCGGAGCGGAGAGAATGTCCTCATCGGCTAATCAGCTCCTTCTCGGCAATAGCACTAGACGGGGTATGGAAGGCCTAATAATGCAAGATATGTCGTTGTCTGCAAATTTAGTCACGATGTTGTCGCCATCGGCCAGGAATGAACGGTGGTCTCTCCGGTCACATGACTCGGTCTATCGGTGTCTTTGTTAGCAAACAGTAGTAATGAGCAGGCAACAGGAACGTGATAGTACAAGAAATCCTGTTCAGCCTAGCAAAACGCTAAATTGAGGAATGAGGAAAGAGATCTCAACATCTCGGCCAACTGCTCAGAAAAGGCACCGACAAGTAGAGATACTCTGCATTGGATACAGAGAGCATAACAGTTCTCTCTATAGGTAATAATAGACTGGATATGTTTCTGTTAGTGCGAATGCCCAAAGCTGCTCTGAGCAGACGGCCTGGTCAGGTCGCGTCTAGTCATGGTAGCAAGTCGATAAATTTCAGGCTTTGGTTTGGTGAAAACCATCGAGCATGTTCGGGGATTATCCCACCAGCTGTGGATGATAGGCGGCTGCATTAAGAGGAAGTGATAGTATCAGGGCAAGCAAATGGTTATCTATGGAAATCAAAGTCGTTGGGCTCGAGACATCCAAGGGATGGCGGTTGATCACGGGCTATGCATGATGGACATACCATTTGTTTGACACATATTTCGTAAAGTGAACCTGTATTTCATCAAATGGGCTTGTGGTTTAGTGGTATAATACCCCCTTAGCATGGGGGTGGTccggggttcgattccccgcGAGTCcatttttttgttttttgtctttttgtgtttccctttctttcttgctcTATCTGTATTTTACTttctgctcttcttctttttttctttttttccgtCTTCTTCTTATTTACAGTGTAGCTGTTGGATCGATCGTATGATATTGCAATATATTCTACCTTACTGTCGCAACCTATCGTGCACCAGTTCAGATACTAGATATATAACCGGGAAACGGTATGCCGTTAGCATATTCCGACAATCAACATACAAACTACAATAGAGTGCTCCGACTCTTGTTCGAACAAAACGTCGGGAAACTCCAAGATACAATACGTATGAAATCCTGCAGCTGAACAAGCACACCAAACATCACTACCCTCAACATATGACACGGAAAGCCACCGGGAGAATGAATTTCATGCTCAATCAAACCATATTATACAACACTAATTTACAGTACAGTAAGAAGTCTAATACCAAGATGTCCGGTAAGTGCCCCATAGGATCAATATCAAGGCCCCATATAGACAGAAACATAACCCATAGTGCCGGGTACCTTTACTATATGCAGAGAAAAGATCCCTGAAGGGATCGAGTGGTTGACCAACCAATAGACGGAACTGTCAGATCCCAAGGCTGATTCCCGGAAGTACCCTTAACGGAACGAGGATATCTATCTGGTATACGAGCAGCGTTTACCCCGGAAAATGACATCAACGGGAACCTGGACAACCAATCCCTGCACGCAGACTCTTCCGGCGACGGGATGAGATGCTGCTCTTACTGACCAGGACAAGGCGACGTGTGTGATGACAAGGACTGTATACATTTACCGGAAAAAGTAA from Aspergillus chevalieri M1 DNA, chromosome 2, nearly complete sequence includes:
- a CDS encoding MCT family MFS transporter (COG:G;~EggNog:ENOG410QDB6;~InterPro:IPR020846,IPR011701,IPR036259;~PFAM:PF07690;~TransMembrane:12 (i112-134o154-175i182-205o211-234i241-259o271-291i317-339o351-373i380-401o407-430i442-466o472-493i);~go_function: GO:0022857 - transmembrane transporter activity [Evidence IEA];~go_process: GO:0055085 - transmembrane transport [Evidence IEA]), giving the protein MQTNAGLPEQQRETSAVTTATPDPWFEKPSTGVAHDNADPNGRMVTDAEKRVEPTIQSHHDQSPANEAQALEDGLHRSSEELPSGHSTRSAALSRMTTDADGNTYPEGGLDAWLVVFGCFMGLFGSLGLVNSIGTFQAYIDEHQLKDYSSGTNGWIFSMFAFLCFFCGVQIGPVFDARGPRFLVFAGSILIIAMMVSIGFCTQYWHFMLSVGLAGGMGSSLIFTPAISAVGHFFNEKRGIATGLAATGGSVGGVIFPLVLQDLFPKIGFGWATRVVALICLISLIVACLLIKSRLPKKPASKENVLPDFRIFKEPKFALTTAGVFFVEWGLFIPISYISSYALTHGVSTELSYQMLAILNAGSFFGRGIPGFFADYFGRFNTLIVTVALCLICCACLWLPAGDSLPLMIVYSAIFGFASGSNISLTPVCIGQLCKTEHYGRYYATSYTIVSFGTLTGIPIAGEILARCDGKYWGLIAFTTCCYAAGLACVTAAKLIHVGWHRPWVIY
- the tcsC gene encoding putative two-component osmosensing histidine kinase (Bos1) (COG:T;~EggNog:ENOG410PF99;~InterPro:IPR001789,IPR003594,IPR003661,IPR003660, IPR036890,IPR036097,IPR011006,IPR004358,IPR005467;~PFAM:PF00512,PF00672,PF02518,PF00072,PF18947;~go_component: GO:0016021 - integral component of membrane [Evidence IEA];~go_function: GO:0000155 - phosphorelay sensor kinase activity [Evidence IEA];~go_function: GO:0016772 - transferase activity, transferring phosphorus-containing groups [Evidence IEA];~go_process: GO:0000160 - phosphorelay signal transduction system [Evidence IEA];~go_process: GO:0007165 - signal transduction [Evidence IEA];~go_process: GO:0016310 - phosphorylation [Evidence IEA]) encodes the protein MGLSRPPSADDSGSDSSGTLQQQQQQQQQQQQLSNNAHNPHHPHRTRSHPAGPDGRHAPKDIMEDDDDNDDDDDDETSDEEDDELDSGTRLVREEDISYLRNHVQKQAEEISFQKDVIARIRDELLQQEEQTRRALTKVENEDVTLLERELRKHQQANEAFQKALREIGGIITQVANGDLSMKVQIHPLEMDPEIATFKRTINTMMDQLQVFGSEVSRVAREVGTEGILGGQAQITGVHGIWKELTENVNIMAKNLTDQVREIAAVTTAVAHGDLSQKIESRAQGEILELQQTINTMVDQLRTFATEVTRVARDVGTEGVLGGQAQIEGVQGMWNELTVNVNAMANNLTTQVRDIATVTKAVAKGDLTQKVQANCKGEIAELKNIINSMVDQLRQFAQEVTKIAKEVGTDGVLGGQATVNDVEGTWKDLTENVNRMANNLTTQVREIADVTTAVAKGDLTKKVTANVQGEILDLKSTINGMVDRLNTFAFEVSKVAREVGTDGTLGGQAKVDNVEGKWKDLTDNVNTMAQNLTSQVRSISDVTQAIAKGDLSKKIEVHAQGEILTLKVTINHMVDRLAKFATELKKVARDVGVDGKMGGQANVEGIAGTWKEITEDVNTMAENLTSQVRAFGEITDAATDGDFTKLITVNASGEMDELKRKINKMVSNLRDSIQRNTAAREAAELANRTKSEFLANMSHEIRTPMNGIIGMTQLTLDTDDLKPYTREMLNVVHNLANSLLTIIDDILDISKIEANRMVIESIPFTVRGTVFNALKTLAVKANEKLLSLTYQVDNTVPDYVTGDPFRLRQIILNLVGNAIKFTEQGEVKLTIRKSDREQCAANEYAFEFSVSDTGIGIEEDKLDLIFDTFQQADGSTTRRFGGTGLGLSISKRLVNLMGGDVWVTSEYGHGSTFHFTCVVKLADQSLSVIASQLMPYKNHRVLFIDKGENGFQADNVLQMLKAIDLEPLVVRNDEHVPPPEIQDPSGKESGHAYDVIIVDSVATARLLRTFDDFKYVPIVLVCPLVCVSLKSALDLGISSYMTTPCQPIDLGNGMLPALEGRSAPITTDNTRSFDILLAEDNDVNQKLAVKILEKHKHNVSVVSNGLEAVEAVKQRRYDVILMDVQMPVMGGFEATGKIREYEREKGMYRTPIIALTAHAMLGDREKCIQAQMDEYLSKPLKQNQMMQTILKCATLGGSLLEKSKESRISSSGEMHPVHGAINRRGRSGLDKEEEYALERAMR
- a CDS encoding putative extracellular threonine rich protein (SECRETED:SignalP(1-20)) → MRPVKNGLALVVTPLALVAAIPMPGGGTLPPNLVSILTRSGIHVPTGTADFPAFQSDLSTMLESIPTATHGAVPSPTHPGGGPTGTPEGPGTSPGGGGPGGPSETGGPGGGPGGGTPSIPGMGPTGSPIGPGGPGASPTHPGGGAGGPGGETPGAPGASPTHPGGGAGAPGVPGASPTGPGGAPGASATHPGGGAGGPGGETPGAPGASPTHPGGGAGAGPSGPEGPGGPGAGASPTGPGGPGASPTGPGGPGASPTGPGGPGASPTGPGGPGASPTGPGGPGASPSGPGGPGGAGGGAPGASPTHPGGAGAGTPGAPGASPTSPGAGGPGAGGPGASPTGPGGAEHPTGGAGASPTGPSGPGASAPGGGQPGQPGGGAGGAGGGQPTPGGGAATVCATVTSTVTVTVSECPPAGGAGGAAPATQPGAGAGAATTPAAPAQTAPGAGVGAGTAPGAGAAPTTVPGAGAGAGVGTAPGAGAGAGASPSTTHPGAAGTTPVSSVTTTPGAGIGNVTTTQRPSNITSPTGPAGIPGAGAGAGASTTHSPGAGAGAGATGTGATGSPGAPGGAGATGSPGAGAGAGATGGAAGGAGAGATGTTPVTSPTSPAGGAGGAGVTSTTTVPVTPAGTSPAAGGGAGAGVGTGTTPVASPTSPAAGGAGAGAGTGTTPVASPTSPAAGGAGAGAGTGTTPVASPTSPAAGGAGAGAGTGTTPVASPTSPTAGGAGAAAGTGTTPVASPISPAAGGAGAGAGTTTTTTTTHAIPPPAGGTATTPAASPAGTTPAVPPPAGGGTTPVTPSPSPSPSPSPSPAGTAGAVRRMVESREKHGRMGMVKGILADAVGA